The Melitaea cinxia chromosome 6, ilMelCinx1.1, whole genome shotgun sequence genome has a window encoding:
- the LOC123654308 gene encoding 60S ribosomal protein L37, whose protein sequence is MTKGTSSFGKRRNKTHTLCRRCGRSSYHIQKSKCAQCGYPAAKLRSYHWSVKAKRRKTTGTGRMRHLKIVRRRFRNGFKEGKPTPKKAVASS, encoded by the exons ATG ACGAAAGGTACATCAAGCTTCGGTAAACGCCGAAATAAGACACATACACTGTGCAGAAGATGTGGAAGATCTTCATATCATATCCAAAAATCGAAATGTGCTCAATGTGGTTATCCTGCAGCTAAATTGAGATCTT accaCTGGTCAGTAAAGGCTAAACGCAGGAAGACTACAGGAACAGGCCGCATGCGTCATCTTAAAATTGTTAGAAGGCGTTTCCGCAACGGTTTCAAGGAAGGAAAACCTACACCTAAGAAAGCTGTTGCATCTTCGTAG
- the LOC123654311 gene encoding GPN-loop GTPase 2: MFKTVNKYYGQLVLGPPGAGKTTYCGEMSKLLESVGRKVILINLDPANDCVSYTPTIDIRNLIVLEDVMDQYNLGPNGGLVYCMEYLEKNIDWLLDQIKGENSTNFIFDLPGQVELYSHHDSIHKIFSKLASCVQIQLCVVHLIDSHHCSDAGKFIAALILSLNAMLKIALPHINLLTKVDLLKKHVDKLEFNIDFYTEVLDLNYLLDSLDSDKFTKKYKKLNSALVSIIEDYSLVSFQLVDMFKKQSLINVKNLVDKANGYVFKSDEGRHINSMLACAMGVHDKYDIDVE, encoded by the coding sequence ATGTTCAagactgtaaataaatattatggtCAATTAGTTCTTGGACCACCTGGAGCAGGAAAGACAACATACTGCGGTGAAATGTCAAAATTATTAGAAAGTGTAGGAAGAAAAGTTATCTTAATCAATTTGGACCCTGCTAACGATTGTGTCTCTTACACACCTACAATAGATATAAGAAATCTTATAGTCCTCGAGGATGTTATGGATCAATACAATTTAGGTCCGAATGGAGGTTTAGTTTATTGTATGGagtatttagaaaaaaacattGATTGGTTATTAGACCAAATTAAAGGAGAAAACTCTACTAACTTCATATTCGATCTTCCTGGTCAAGTAGAACTTTATAGTCACCATGattcaattcataaaatattttccaagtTAGCTAGTTGTGTACAAATTCAATTGTGCGTTGTGCATTTAATTGACTCACACCATTGTTCAGATGCTGGCAAATTTATAGCAGCTTTAATATTATCCTTAAACGCAATGTTAAAAATTGCTTTACCGCACATTAACTTGCTGACTAaagttgatttattaaaaaagcatGTTGATAAATTAGAATTTAACATAGATTTTTACACAGaggttttagatttaaattatcTACTTGATAGCTTAGACAGTGATAAATTTACAAAGAAGTATAAAAAACTTAACAGTGCATTAGTATCCATTATTGAAGATTACAGTTTAGTTTCTTTCCAGCTTGTAGATATGTTCAAAAAGcaaagtttaattaatgtaaaaaatttggTAGATAAGGCCAATGGGTATGTTTTCAAATCAGATGAAGGTAGACATATAAATAGTATGTTGGCATGTGCTATGGGAGTTCATGATAAATATGATATTGACgttgaataa